In the Chelonoidis abingdonii isolate Lonesome George chromosome 13, CheloAbing_2.0, whole genome shotgun sequence genome, one interval contains:
- the TK1 gene encoding thymidine kinase, cytosolic isoform X1 → MSCLNVPGVQPGSPAKARGQIQVIFGPMFSGKSTELMRRVRRFQIAQYKCLVIKYAKDTRYCTNGVSTHDRNTMEAFSACYLKDVQQEALGSAVIGIDEGQFFPDIVEFCEAMANAGKTVIVAALDGTFQRKAFGSILNLVPLAESVVKLNAVCMECYREASYTKRLGAEREVEVIGGSDKYHSVCRVCYFRKRPQQAGPENKENLPVGAKQVDAIASRKVLASRQMQWSPAN, encoded by the exons ATGAGCTGCCTGAACGTGCCCGGGGTGCAGCCCGGCTCGCCCGCCAAGGCGCGCGGCCAGATCCAG GTGATTTTCGGGCCCATGTTCTCCGGGAAAAG CACAGAACTCATGCGCAGGGTCCGCAGATTCCAGATTGCACAGTACAAATGCCTGGTGATAAAGTACGCCAAGGACACTCGTTACTGCACCAATGGGGTCTCCACGCATGACAG GAATACCATGGAGGCTTTTTCAGCCTGTTATCTCAAAGATGTGCAGCAGGAGGCGCTTGGTTCAGCTGTGATTGGTATTGATGAAGGCCAGTTT TTCCCAGACATTGTGGAGTTCTGCGAGGCGATGGCCAATGCAGGGAAGACGGTAATTGTTGCTGCCCTCGATGGGACCTTCCAAAGGAAG GCATTTGGGAGCATCCTGAACCTGGTCCCCTTGGCAGAGAGTGTAGTGAAGCTGAATGCTGTATGCATGGAGTGTTACCGGGAGGCTTCATACACTAAGAGGCTGGGTGCTGAGCGGGAG GTTGAAGTTATTGGAGGGTCAGACAAGTATCACTCTGTCTGCCGTGTCTGCTACTTCAGGAAGCGACCTCAGCAGGCTGGGCCAGAAAACAAAGAGAACCTGCCTGTGGGAGCCAAACAGGTGGATGCCATAGCCTCTCGAAAGGTCTTGGCTTCGCGACAGATGCAGTGGAGCCCAGCAAACTGA
- the TK1 gene encoding thymidine kinase, cytosolic isoform X2, translating into MRRVRRFQIAQYKCLVIKYAKDTRYCTNGVSTHDRNTMEAFSACYLKDVQQEALGSAVIGIDEGQFFPDIVEFCEAMANAGKTVIVAALDGTFQRKAFGSILNLVPLAESVVKLNAVCMECYREASYTKRLGAEREVEVIGGSDKYHSVCRVCYFRKRPQQAGPENKENLPVGAKQVDAIASRKVLASRQMQWSPAN; encoded by the exons ATGCGCAGGGTCCGCAGATTCCAGATTGCACAGTACAAATGCCTGGTGATAAAGTACGCCAAGGACACTCGTTACTGCACCAATGGGGTCTCCACGCATGACAG GAATACCATGGAGGCTTTTTCAGCCTGTTATCTCAAAGATGTGCAGCAGGAGGCGCTTGGTTCAGCTGTGATTGGTATTGATGAAGGCCAGTTT TTCCCAGACATTGTGGAGTTCTGCGAGGCGATGGCCAATGCAGGGAAGACGGTAATTGTTGCTGCCCTCGATGGGACCTTCCAAAGGAAG GCATTTGGGAGCATCCTGAACCTGGTCCCCTTGGCAGAGAGTGTAGTGAAGCTGAATGCTGTATGCATGGAGTGTTACCGGGAGGCTTCATACACTAAGAGGCTGGGTGCTGAGCGGGAG GTTGAAGTTATTGGAGGGTCAGACAAGTATCACTCTGTCTGCCGTGTCTGCTACTTCAGGAAGCGACCTCAGCAGGCTGGGCCAGAAAACAAAGAGAACCTGCCTGTGGGAGCCAAACAGGTGGATGCCATAGCCTCTCGAAAGGTCTTGGCTTCGCGACAGATGCAGTGGAGCCCAGCAAACTGA
- the SYNGR2 gene encoding synaptogyrin-2 translates to TLLQLTPVLPPQVFSLIVFSCIIGEGYTNPHDTDQLHCVFHRNEDACRYGIGIGVLGFLACVAFFTIDIYFPQISNATDRKYLTMADLGFSALWTFLWFIGFCFLTNQWAMTLPSDVHVGADSARAAIAFSFFSIFSWGFLITFALQRYRMGVEDFTNSYTDPTPDPSTPYSIYPNVTHDNYQQPPFTQTGETSEGYQPPPAY, encoded by the exons ACACTGCTCCAGCTGACGCCAGTGCTGCCTCCCCAGGTGTTCTCCCTCATCGTGTTCTCCTGCATCATCGGTGAGGGGTACACCAACCCCCATGACACCGATCAGCTCCACTGCGTCTTCCACCGGAATGAGGATGCCTGCCGCTACGGCATCGGCATCGGCGTCCTCGGCTTCCTGGCCTGTGTCGCCTTCTTCACGATCGATATCTACTTCCCCCAGATCAGCAATGCCACTGACCGTAAATACTTGACCATGGCAGACTTGGGCTTTTCAG caCTCTGGACTTTCCTGTGGTTCATTGGCTTTTGCTTCTTGACCAACCAGTGGGCTATGACGCTGCCGAGCGACGTGCATGTGGGGGCTGACTCAGCCCGAGCTGCCATTGCCTTCAGTTTCTTCTCCATCTTTTCCTGG GGGTTCCTGATCACCTTTGCTCTCCAGAGGTACAGAATGGGAGTTGAGGACTTTACTAACAGCTACACTGACCCCACCCCTGACCCTTCGACCCCCTACTCAATTTACCCCAACGTCACTCACGACAACTACCAGCAGCCGCCCTTCACTCAGACTGGGGAGACCTCGGAGGGCTACCAGCCCCCACCAGCATACTGA